GGCGGCGGAGCTCATCGGGCGGGACGGGGACGGCGTGCTGATCCTGCGCGGAAGTCCCTGGTAGCGGAAGTCCCTGGTGAACAACGGGAATGACGGCAGGCCGTTGATCGTTGCAACAGTTGGAAGGACGTAATCCACATCCGACGTAAGGATCGACTGCTCGTGAGCAAGGTCCCCTTCATCACGCTCAACAACGGCGTACGGATGCCGCAGCTCGGCTTCGGTGTCTGGCAGATCCCGGACGACGAGGCGCAGGTCGCGGTGCGCAACGCACTGGACGCCGGGTACCGCAGCATCGACACCGCCGCGATATACGGGAACGAGGAGGGCACGGGGAAGGGGCTCGCCGCGTCGGGCATCGCGCGCGACGAGTTGTTCGTCACCACCAAGCTCCAGAACGCCGACCAGGGGTACGACTCGACCCTGCGCGCCTTCGACGCCTCGCTGACCAGGCTGGGTCTGGAGTATGTGGATCTCTACCTGATCCACTGGCCGCTGCCCGGGGTCGACAAGTACGTGGACACCTGGAAGGCGTTCGAGAAGATCTACTCCGAGGGCCGCGCCAAGGCCATCGGCCTGTCCAACTTCCACCCCGCCCACACCCAGCGGCTGCTCTCCGAGACCTCGATCGTCCCGGTGATCGACCAGATCGAGCTGCACCCGCAGCTGCCGCAGGCGGAGCTGCGCGCCTTCAACGCCCGCCATGACATCGCCACCGAGGCGTGGTCCCCGCTCGGCCAGGGCAAGGGCCTGCTGGAGGACCCGAAGCTGGCGGCGATCGCCGAGAAGCACGGGAAGTCCCCGGCCCAGGTGGTGCTGCGGTGGCACCTGGACCTCGGCAATGTGGTGATTCCCAAGTCCGTGACCCCGTCGCGGATCAAGGAGAACATCGACGTCTTCGACTTCCAGCTGGACTCCGAGGACCTGGCGGCGATCGACTCCCTCGAGACCGGCGTCCGTCTGGGCTTCGACCCCGAGACCTTCAACGGCTGAGTCCGAGACCCGCAAGAGCCGAGACTTTCCGCCCCGTCGCGTCCCCCGCGGCGGGGCGGACCCGTATCCACCGCCACCGCCACCGCCACTCACCGTCCTGGCATATCCCGGGCGCATGACCCCCGTACGGGGCCGGTGCGGCCCACCGAGCGAGGCACGTCTCCGGCCATTACGCTTGGCGCCCAGATGGGCACACAGCGTGACCATTTCCCTAGCCGAGGAGACCGAAGATGTCCCGCAGACGCCGTCACGGCCTTGAGCTGGCCGCCGGTTGCACCGTCGCGATAGCCGCCCTCTTCCTGGGGAGCGGCATACCCGCGGTGGCCGACCCCGGTGAACCCTCCCCCCGCCCCCGGAGGGAGGTGCCCCCCGAGATGCTGGCCTCGATGCAGCGCGATCTGGGCCTGACGGCCGATGAGGCACGGATGCGGATATCCAACGAGTACCGGGCCGGAGAGGCCGAACCGGGGCTGCGCAAGAGCCTGGGCAGCTCCTACGGCGGCGCGTGGGTGTCCGGCAACACCGCCGAACTCACCGTGGCCACCACCGACGAGGAGCAGAGCGCCACCATCACGGCCGGCGGCGCCAAGCCCGCCGTCGTCAAGCACAGCCTCAAGGACCTCGTCGACGCCAAGCAGGCCCTGGACCGCGCCGCCTCCGAGCGCCCGCCGGCCACCGATGTCGCCTCCGCCTGGTACGTGGACGTCAAGACCAACAGCGTCGTGGTGCAGTCGGCCGAGCCCACCGAGGCGGCCGCCTTCGTCGCCGCGAGCGGCGCGGACCGCGAGGTGGTACGGGTCGTGGAGTCGGCCGAGCGGCCGAGCCCGCTGTACGACCTCCGCGGCGGCGAAGCGTTCTACATCAACGACGCCGCCCGCTGCTCGATCGGCTTCTCCGTGACCAAGGCCGAGCAGAACGGCTTCGTCACCGCCGGCCACTGCGGCAGCCAGGGCGACACCACCGCCGGCTTCAACCGGGTGGCGCAGGGCACCTTCCAGGGCTCCAGCTTCCCCGGCAACGACTACGCATGGGTGGCCACCAACGCCGACTGGACCCCGCAGCCGTGG
This genomic interval from Streptomyces asiaticus contains the following:
- a CDS encoding aldo/keto reductase, which translates into the protein MSKVPFITLNNGVRMPQLGFGVWQIPDDEAQVAVRNALDAGYRSIDTAAIYGNEEGTGKGLAASGIARDELFVTTKLQNADQGYDSTLRAFDASLTRLGLEYVDLYLIHWPLPGVDKYVDTWKAFEKIYSEGRAKAIGLSNFHPAHTQRLLSETSIVPVIDQIELHPQLPQAELRAFNARHDIATEAWSPLGQGKGLLEDPKLAAIAEKHGKSPAQVVLRWHLDLGNVVIPKSVTPSRIKENIDVFDFQLDSEDLAAIDSLETGVRLGFDPETFNG
- a CDS encoding S1 family peptidase, whose product is MSRRRRHGLELAAGCTVAIAALFLGSGIPAVADPGEPSPRPRREVPPEMLASMQRDLGLTADEARMRISNEYRAGEAEPGLRKSLGSSYGGAWVSGNTAELTVATTDEEQSATITAGGAKPAVVKHSLKDLVDAKQALDRAASERPPATDVASAWYVDVKTNSVVVQSAEPTEAAAFVAASGADREVVRVVESAERPSPLYDLRGGEAFYINDAARCSIGFSVTKAEQNGFVTAGHCGSQGDTTAGFNRVAQGTFQGSSFPGNDYAWVATNADWTPQPWVIGPEGTNVTVTGSQEAPVGSSVCRSGSTTGWHCGTIQQHDTSVQYPQGTVRGVTRTNVCAEPGDSGGSFISGSEAQGVTSGGSGDCTVGGTTYYQPVNPILTTYGLTLTTG